A genomic region of Streptosporangium lutulentum contains the following coding sequences:
- a CDS encoding type II toxin-antitoxin system RelE family toxin gives MSDVVFTDPAVDDLRRIGPDAVPEVLKKILLLLENPEAGYPLGGELTGFRKLVVGRNTWRVVYRITDDKAVEICEIWAVGERADAEVYAEAKARVRAAGVSRPEVVRLGEVIDRLGTLTDHLHVDEAPAREPVPDWLADRLIYTAGMAREDVAALDLEEAVDLWTEFRSGPR, from the coding sequence ATGTCCGACGTCGTATTCACCGACCCGGCCGTTGACGATCTCCGAAGGATCGGCCCGGATGCCGTACCCGAGGTCCTGAAGAAGATCCTCCTGCTGCTGGAGAACCCCGAGGCTGGCTACCCGCTGGGCGGTGAGTTGACCGGGTTCCGCAAGCTCGTCGTCGGGCGGAACACGTGGCGGGTCGTCTACCGGATCACCGACGACAAGGCGGTTGAGATCTGTGAGATCTGGGCGGTCGGTGAGAGGGCCGACGCCGAGGTCTACGCCGAAGCCAAGGCGCGGGTTCGAGCGGCCGGCGTTTCGCGTCCTGAGGTTGTGCGCCTCGGCGAGGTCATCGACCGTCTGGGAACTCTGACCGATCACCTTCACGTCGACGAGGCGCCTGCGCGAGAGCCGGTCCCTGACTGGCTCGCCGATCGGTTGATCTATACGGCCGGCATGGCCCGCGAGGATGTGGCCGCACTGGACCTGGAGGAAGCCGTCGACCTCTGGACGGAGTTCCGCTCGGGGCCGCGTTGA
- a CDS encoding type II toxin-antitoxin system Phd/YefM family antitoxin — MTELTVTEASQRGVARLVADAEQGADLVVTRRHQPVAAVVSMRRLNELEEAAADLRDLALVLVRAATDSGRRTSIDDVLSAFGHTRESLAALPDDDE; from the coding sequence GTGACCGAGCTCACGGTCACCGAGGCCTCGCAGCGCGGGGTGGCTCGTCTGGTGGCTGACGCGGAGCAGGGGGCGGATCTGGTGGTGACCCGTCGGCACCAGCCGGTCGCAGCCGTCGTGAGCATGCGACGTCTCAATGAGCTGGAAGAGGCCGCGGCCGATCTGCGAGATCTGGCGCTGGTTCTCGTGAGGGCCGCCACCGACAGTGGGCGGCGGACGTCGATCGACGATGTCCTTTCCGCTTTCGGGCACACCCGTGAATCGCTGGCCGCGCTCCCGGATGACGACGAGTAG
- a CDS encoding type II toxin-antitoxin system VapC family toxin produces the protein MIVIDSGPLVAAVNIRDNHHELCVRLLRTHPGPLLVPATVVTEVCQLIEKRQGSKAEAAFLRSFQSGLVLIDLINEDLDRMSDLVEMYANLPLAVADASVITVAERLGLAEVATLDRRHFTVVRPRHVDAFTLLPAQL, from the coding sequence GTGATTGTCATTGATTCAGGACCTTTGGTCGCAGCGGTCAATATCCGGGACAACCATCACGAACTCTGCGTCAGGCTTCTAAGGACTCATCCGGGTCCGCTTCTCGTTCCCGCCACGGTTGTCACGGAAGTCTGCCAGCTCATCGAGAAGCGTCAGGGAAGCAAAGCGGAAGCGGCTTTCCTGAGGTCTTTCCAATCTGGCCTGGTTCTGATCGACCTCATCAACGAAGACCTGGACCGAATGAGTGATTTGGTCGAAATGTATGCCAATCTTCCATTGGCTGTGGCTGATGCCTCCGTGATCACCGTGGCTGAGAGGCTCGGGTTGGCCGAGGTGGCCACGCTCGATCGTCGTCATTTCACTGTTGTACGTCCCCGGCACGTAGACGCGTTCACCCTCTTGCCTGCGCAGCTCTGA
- the pip gene encoding prolyl aminopeptidase yields the protein MRTLYPPIEPYDSGLLDVGDGNQIYWEVSGDPDGKPVVMVHGGPGGGCTPDHRRQFDPRAYRIVLFDQRNCGRSRPHAGDPVVSLEHNTTWHLVADLERLREHLGVDRWMVFGGSWGSTLALAYAQTHPDSVSELVLRGIFTLRPFELRWFYQEGASLVFPDAWESYVAPIPEEEREDLIAAFHTRLNDPDPEVRLPAARAWSVWEGSTVTLRPDPEIIATHSGDDYAVAFARIESHYFLNGGFFEEGQLIRDVGRIRHIPCVIVQGRYDMCTPARTAWDLHRAWPEAEFHIVDDAGHAYSEPGILDRLIETTDRLALRRS from the coding sequence ATGAGGACGCTCTATCCACCGATCGAGCCGTACGACTCCGGTCTGCTCGACGTCGGCGACGGTAACCAGATCTATTGGGAGGTCTCCGGCGACCCCGACGGCAAGCCCGTGGTCATGGTGCACGGGGGGCCCGGCGGCGGCTGCACCCCCGATCATCGCCGGCAGTTCGACCCGCGGGCGTACCGCATCGTGCTGTTCGACCAGCGCAACTGCGGGCGCAGCCGGCCGCATGCCGGTGACCCGGTCGTGTCGCTGGAGCACAACACGACGTGGCATCTCGTCGCCGACCTGGAGCGGTTGCGTGAGCACCTGGGCGTCGACCGCTGGATGGTGTTCGGCGGGTCGTGGGGCAGCACACTGGCGCTCGCGTACGCGCAGACCCACCCTGACAGCGTCTCCGAACTCGTGCTGCGCGGCATCTTCACGTTGCGGCCCTTCGAGCTCCGGTGGTTCTACCAGGAAGGGGCGTCGCTGGTCTTCCCCGATGCCTGGGAGAGCTATGTCGCGCCGATCCCGGAGGAGGAGCGCGAAGATCTGATCGCCGCGTTCCACACCCGGCTCAACGATCCGGATCCGGAGGTACGGCTGCCCGCGGCACGCGCGTGGAGCGTCTGGGAGGGCTCGACCGTCACCCTGCGGCCAGACCCCGAGATCATCGCCACGCATTCCGGCGACGATTACGCGGTCGCCTTCGCCAGAATCGAAAGCCACTACTTCCTCAACGGCGGGTTCTTCGAGGAGGGGCAGCTCATCCGGGACGTCGGCAGGATCCGGCACATCCCCTGCGTCATCGTGCAGGGCCGGTACGACATGTGCACCCCGGCCAGGACCGCCTGGGACCTTCATCGCGCCTGGCCGGAAGCCGAGTTCCACATCGTCGACGACGCGGGGCACGCCTACTCGGAGCCCGGCATCCTTGATCGCCTCATCGAGACGACCGATCGCCTCGCCCTTCGCCGGAGCTGA
- a CDS encoding DUF2945 domain-containing protein, which translates to MSEKEKNSELSVGDKVTWESHGSSTSGTVEEKITERTEDSGRTVNASPEDPQYRVRSDRSGKSAVHKPSALRKKDRHD; encoded by the coding sequence ATGAGCGAAAAGGAGAAAAACAGCGAACTCTCGGTGGGTGACAAGGTCACCTGGGAAAGCCACGGCTCTTCCACCTCGGGCACGGTGGAAGAGAAGATCACTGAGAGGACCGAGGATTCCGGGCGCACCGTGAACGCCTCGCCCGAGGACCCCCAATATCGCGTCCGCAGCGACAGAAGCGGCAAAAGCGCCGTACACAAGCCGTCGGCTCTTCGCAAAAAGGACCGCCATGACTGA
- a CDS encoding DUF3140 domain-containing protein: MTDDRKQIAIDFRQTVNMTAEELDHWLGTRESNAVGDKSGGTESIGHESGRQIVKILRRANGDLSDDDYAHMRKVAGYIRRHLAQRPSGDVRETAWRYSLMNWGHDPIK, translated from the coding sequence ATGACTGACGACAGAAAACAGATCGCCATAGATTTCCGCCAGACGGTCAACATGACGGCCGAGGAGCTCGACCACTGGCTCGGCACGCGGGAGTCGAACGCCGTCGGAGACAAATCCGGCGGCACCGAGTCGATCGGGCACGAGTCCGGTCGCCAGATCGTGAAAATCCTCAGGAGAGCGAACGGCGACCTCAGCGACGACGACTACGCCCACATGCGGAAGGTCGCCGGTTACATCCGCCGGCATCTGGCGCAACGACCGTCAGGTGACGTCCGGGAAACCGCATGGCGTTACTCCCTGATGAACTGGGGGCACGACCCGATCAAGTAG